One genomic window of Vibrio mangrovi includes the following:
- the srmB gene encoding ATP-dependent RNA helicase SrmB — protein sequence MIKNFADLELDPCLLQAIEKAGFTRPTQVQAESIPQALDGRDVLASAPTGTGKTAAFALPAIQYLLDFPRKKPGPARILVLTPTRELAAQVSEQIQALAQYTHLKIVTITGGVQYQQHADLLNATQDIVVATPGRLMEYIEAERFDCRAIEWFILDEADRMLDMGFAPVVDRISSECRWRKQTLLFSATLEGKGVEGFSADLLTDPAEVRAEPPRRERKKITQWYHRADSLEHKNALLKEILTTQSQRAIVFIKTRERLADLRVELERSQIPCAWIQGEMPQDRRHNAISRFRDGAVNTLLATDVAARGLDIPDISHVINYDMPRTADVFLHRIGRTARAGKKGVAISLVEAHDQPMIERVQRYMQEEIKERFIHGLRPQHKKPVFKKKKPATKKKSAAKDKKVVKKKTAKKKK from the coding sequence GTGATTAAAAATTTTGCAGACTTAGAATTAGATCCCTGCCTCCTTCAGGCCATTGAAAAAGCAGGCTTTACTCGTCCGACACAAGTTCAGGCCGAGTCAATCCCTCAGGCTCTGGATGGAAGAGACGTCCTGGCATCCGCCCCGACCGGAACAGGAAAAACCGCAGCGTTTGCTTTGCCGGCGATCCAATACCTGCTTGACTTCCCCCGCAAAAAACCGGGGCCAGCCAGAATTCTGGTACTGACACCAACCCGTGAGCTTGCCGCTCAGGTGTCTGAACAGATTCAGGCACTTGCTCAGTATACTCATCTGAAAATTGTGACAATTACTGGTGGCGTACAGTATCAGCAGCATGCGGATCTGTTAAATGCGACACAAGATATCGTTGTCGCAACTCCCGGCAGACTGATGGAATATATTGAAGCAGAACGTTTTGACTGCCGGGCCATCGAGTGGTTTATTCTGGATGAAGCCGACCGGATGCTGGATATGGGCTTCGCCCCCGTCGTGGATCGCATTTCATCAGAGTGCCGTTGGCGTAAACAGACTCTTCTTTTCTCTGCCACACTTGAAGGCAAGGGCGTTGAAGGGTTCTCAGCCGATCTGCTGACTGATCCGGCCGAAGTCCGGGCTGAACCACCGCGCAGGGAAAGAAAGAAAATTACCCAGTGGTATCACCGGGCAGATAGTCTGGAACATAAAAATGCACTCCTGAAAGAGATACTGACCACACAGTCTCAGCGAGCGATTGTATTCATCAAAACCCGTGAACGGCTTGCCGATTTGCGGGTAGAGCTGGAACGCAGTCAGATTCCTTGTGCCTGGATCCAGGGAGAAATGCCTCAGGATCGTCGTCATAATGCGATCTCCCGCTTCCGGGATGGTGCCGTCAATACACTGCTGGCAACAGACGTTGCTGCGCGGGGCTTAGATATTCCCGACATCAGTCATGTCATCAATTATGATATGCCCAGAACTGCTGACGTATTCTTGCACCGCATTGGCCGGACAGCCCGTGCGGGTAAAAAAGGCGTCGCGATTTCTCTGGTCGAAGCGCATGATCAGCCGATGATCGAACGTGTGCAGCGCTATATGCAGGAAGAGATCAAGGAACGCTTTATTCATGGTCTGAGACCGCAGCATAAGAAACCGGTCTTTAAAAAGAAAAAACCAGCAACAAAGAAAAAATCTGCGGCGAAAGACAAAAAAGTCGTGAAAAAGAAAACGGCGAAAAAGAAAAAATAA
- the brnQ gene encoding branched-chain amino acid transport system II carrier protein produces the protein MKQTLKLTDILAVGFMLFAFFLGAGNIIFPPLAGQMAGDNLPFAMGGFLLTAVGLPLIAIIAVAVAGGSWEHLTKDLPVRASTIMAVLIFIIIGPAFAAPRTGLVAFEMAVKPLLGESSFSNLTVFSILFFIVAAFFSWYQGKLIDLIGKVLTPALFVGLIIVAVGVFLHPQGIISAAQGAYIAKPLTTGFLEGYNTMDTFASLMFGMLMVDVLRGKGITQSQATTKYLIAAACIAATGLAFVYISLFYLGATSSEIASGADNGGVILSLYVQAMFGASGQFVLSVIVLLACLTTAIGLISACSDYFSSLTPLSYHQWVIINSVVCAVVANVGLSQLISLSIPVLFALYPVAIALVALTFVRNKLPNPRVAYRVVLLVSLLFALIDAVKFVGVDVSALSFLPLFEIGMGWALPTAVALVAMFCVPRAGQPMEMGEATN, from the coding sequence GTGAAACAGACATTGAAATTAACCGATATTCTGGCGGTCGGCTTTATGCTGTTCGCTTTCTTCCTTGGGGCCGGAAATATTATTTTCCCCCCGCTTGCCGGACAAATGGCCGGAGATAATCTGCCTTTTGCTATGGGTGGCTTTCTGCTGACCGCTGTCGGGCTTCCTCTGATTGCAATTATTGCCGTGGCTGTTGCTGGTGGGAGCTGGGAACATTTGACGAAAGATCTGCCGGTGAGAGCCTCAACCATCATGGCGGTCCTGATTTTTATCATTATCGGCCCGGCTTTTGCTGCGCCAAGAACCGGACTTGTGGCCTTTGAAATGGCGGTAAAACCGCTGTTAGGCGAAAGCAGTTTTTCAAATCTGACTGTTTTTTCTATTCTATTTTTTATCGTTGCTGCTTTTTTCTCCTGGTATCAGGGCAAGCTGATTGATCTGATTGGTAAAGTTTTAACTCCGGCATTGTTTGTCGGACTGATCATTGTCGCAGTCGGTGTTTTCCTTCATCCTCAGGGAATAATTTCCGCTGCTCAGGGAGCATATATTGCTAAGCCGTTAACGACCGGTTTTCTGGAAGGTTATAACACCATGGATACTTTCGCATCTCTGATGTTCGGGATGCTGATGGTTGATGTATTACGCGGGAAAGGAATTACTCAGTCTCAGGCAACGACAAAATACCTGATTGCTGCGGCCTGTATTGCAGCTACCGGGTTAGCATTTGTCTATATTTCGCTGTTTTATCTGGGAGCAACCAGCAGTGAAATTGCCAGTGGAGCCGATAATGGTGGTGTGATACTCAGCCTCTATGTTCAGGCTATGTTCGGTGCTTCCGGGCAGTTTGTCCTGTCTGTGATTGTTCTGCTGGCTTGCCTGACAACCGCGATCGGTCTGATCTCTGCGTGTTCTGATTATTTCAGTTCACTGACACCGCTTAGTTATCATCAGTGGGTCATTATCAATAGTGTTGTTTGTGCTGTGGTCGCTAATGTTGGCCTGAGCCAGTTGATCTCTCTTTCGATTCCGGTCTTGTTTGCCCTTTATCCTGTGGCCATTGCTCTGGTTGCCCTGACGTTTGTCCGGAATAAGTTACCGAATCCGAGAGTTGCTTACCGGGTTGTTTTACTGGTGTCTCTTCTGTTTGCGTTGATCGATGCCGTAAAATTCGTTGGTGTGGATGTTTCGGCGTTAAGCTTCCTGCCACTATTTGAGATTGGTATGGGCTGGGCACTGCCTACAGCGGTTGCATTAGTTGCCATGTTCTGTGTTCCTCGTGCCGGGCAGCCAATGGAAATGGGCGAAGCAACTAATTAA
- the prfC gene encoding peptide chain release factor 3 — MADQNFLNEINKRRTFAIISHPDAGKTTITEKVLLFGRAIQQAGTVKGRGSNQHAKSDWMDMEKERGISITTSVMQFPYNDCLVNLLDTPGHEDFSEDTYRTLTAVDSCLMVIDAAKGVEDRTRKLMEVTRLRDTPIVTFMNKLDRDIRDPMELLDEVENELNIMCAPVTWPIGCGKTFKGVYHLHRDETILYSTGQGHTIQELRIVKGLDNPELDEAVGEDLAAQLRDELELVVGASNEFDQELFLQGELTPVFFGTALGNFGVDHMLDGLTEWAPSPLPRETSERSVEAAEEKFSGFVFKIQANMDPKHRDRIAFMRIVSGSYRQGMKMNHVRIGKQVSISDAVTFMAGDRARAEEAFAGDIIGLHNHGTIQIGDTFTQGETMKFSGIPNFAPELFRRIRLKDPLKQKQLLKGLVQLSEEGAVQVFRPLQNNDLIVGAVGVLQFDVVVARLKSEYNVEAIYESVNVATARWVECDDVKKFDEFQRKNQSNLALDGGDNLAYIAPTMVNLNLAKERFPEVDFRATREH, encoded by the coding sequence ATGGCAGATCAGAATTTTTTAAATGAAATCAATAAGCGAAGAACCTTTGCGATTATCTCTCACCCGGATGCGGGTAAAACAACGATTACAGAAAAAGTCCTGTTGTTCGGACGAGCAATTCAGCAAGCCGGAACGGTAAAAGGGCGTGGCTCCAATCAGCATGCGAAGTCTGACTGGATGGATATGGAAAAAGAACGGGGCATTTCGATTACGACGTCAGTCATGCAGTTTCCCTATAATGACTGCCTGGTTAACCTGCTGGATACTCCGGGACACGAGGATTTCTCCGAAGATACTTACCGTACGCTGACAGCAGTTGACTCTTGTCTGATGGTCATTGATGCCGCGAAAGGGGTTGAGGACCGGACCCGTAAGCTGATGGAAGTCACCCGTCTGCGGGATACGCCGATTGTAACTTTCATGAACAAACTGGACCGGGATATCCGGGATCCGATGGAACTGCTTGATGAAGTTGAAAACGAGCTGAATATCATGTGCGCGCCGGTGACCTGGCCGATTGGCTGCGGAAAAACTTTCAAAGGCGTGTACCACTTGCATCGTGATGAAACGATTCTGTATTCGACCGGGCAGGGACATACCATTCAGGAACTACGGATCGTAAAAGGTCTGGATAACCCGGAACTGGATGAGGCTGTCGGTGAAGATCTGGCTGCTCAGTTGAGAGATGAACTGGAGCTGGTTGTCGGGGCTTCGAATGAGTTTGATCAGGAACTTTTCCTGCAGGGAGAACTGACGCCGGTCTTCTTCGGTACGGCACTGGGTAACTTTGGTGTGGATCATATGCTGGACGGCTTGACCGAATGGGCGCCGTCACCGCTTCCCCGAGAAACGAGCGAACGGAGCGTAGAAGCTGCTGAAGAGAAATTCTCCGGATTTGTCTTTAAAATTCAGGCCAATATGGATCCGAAACACCGGGACCGGATCGCGTTCATGCGGATCGTTTCCGGATCTTACCGTCAGGGTATGAAAATGAACCATGTCCGGATTGGTAAACAGGTCAGTATTTCTGATGCGGTAACTTTTATGGCCGGCGATCGGGCCCGGGCTGAAGAAGCATTTGCCGGAGATATTATCGGCTTACACAATCATGGCACGATCCAGATTGGCGATACATTTACCCAGGGAGAAACAATGAAGTTCTCCGGGATCCCGAATTTTGCGCCGGAGCTGTTCCGTCGTATCCGCCTGAAGGATCCTCTGAAGCAGAAGCAGTTGCTGAAAGGTCTGGTTCAGTTGTCGGAAGAAGGAGCCGTACAGGTATTCCGTCCGTTACAGAATAACGATTTGATTGTTGGCGCTGTCGGGGTGCTCCAGTTTGATGTGGTGGTTGCCCGTTTGAAATCCGAGTATAACGTTGAAGCGATTTATGAAAGCGTGAACGTTGCCACTGCCCGTTGGGTTGAATGTGATGATGTGAAGAAGTTTGATGAGTTCCAACGTAAGAACCAATCCAATCTGGCTTTAGACGGCGGTGATAATCTAGCCTATATTGCACCGACAATGGTGAATCTCAATCTGGCAAAAGAGCGCTTCCCTGAAGTTGATTTCCGGGCAACCCGGGAACACTAA
- the lysS gene encoding lysine--tRNA ligase has translation MTDAIQNETVQENNRQEENKLIAERRGKLDYIRQDCKANGHPNDFRRDSLAGDLQQEFGEKTKEELEALNHVVAIAGRIMAKRGPFLVIQETSGRIQAYASKDVQKELKAKYQGLDIGDIIGVKGALHKSGKGDLYVNMESYQLLTKALRPLPEKFHGLTDQEMRYRQRYVDLIMNEDSRQAFLIRSKLVSAIRNFMTSKGYIEVETPMMQSIPGGATARPFITHHNALDLEMYLRIAPELYLKRLVVGGFDRVFEINRNFRNEGLSPRHNPEFTMMEFYQAYSDYNDLMDLTEEMLSTVAQEVLGSTSMPYGDELVEFGGSYPRMSMLEAIKHYNPEHDDIQSLDYDKVQDRDLMISIAKSLHIEVESFWTCGQLLEEIFGETAEPKLIQPTFITGYPADISPLARRNDENPFITDRFEFFIGGREVANGFSELNDAEDQDARFKAQVEAKDAGDDEAMFYDADYITALEHGLPPTAGQGIGIDRLAMLFTNSHTIRDVILFPAMRPQS, from the coding sequence ATGACTGATGCGATTCAAAACGAAACAGTTCAAGAAAATAACAGACAAGAAGAAAATAAGCTCATTGCGGAACGACGCGGTAAGTTAGACTACATCCGTCAGGATTGTAAGGCAAACGGTCATCCGAATGACTTTCGCCGTGACAGTCTGGCAGGTGATTTGCAGCAAGAATTCGGTGAAAAGACTAAAGAAGAACTCGAAGCATTGAATCATGTGGTTGCTATTGCCGGACGTATCATGGCAAAGCGTGGCCCGTTTTTGGTGATTCAGGAAACTTCCGGCCGTATTCAGGCATATGCCAGTAAAGATGTACAGAAAGAACTGAAAGCGAAGTATCAGGGGCTGGATATCGGTGACATTATCGGTGTAAAAGGTGCGCTGCATAAATCAGGTAAAGGCGATCTGTATGTCAATATGGAATCTTATCAACTCCTGACGAAGGCGCTACGCCCGCTGCCGGAGAAATTCCATGGTCTGACTGATCAGGAAATGCGTTATCGTCAGCGTTATGTTGATCTGATCATGAATGAAGATTCCCGTCAGGCATTTTTGATCCGCTCAAAGCTGGTTAGTGCTATCCGTAACTTTATGACTTCGAAAGGTTATATTGAAGTTGAAACACCAATGATGCAGAGCATCCCCGGTGGTGCGACGGCGCGTCCGTTCATTACCCATCACAATGCGCTGGATCTTGAAATGTATCTGCGGATTGCTCCGGAGCTTTATCTGAAACGTCTGGTTGTCGGTGGTTTTGACCGGGTGTTTGAAATCAACCGTAACTTCAGAAACGAAGGTTTGTCACCACGGCATAACCCTGAATTCACGATGATGGAGTTTTATCAGGCTTATTCCGATTATAACGATTTGATGGATCTGACCGAAGAAATGCTGAGCACTGTTGCTCAGGAAGTTCTGGGTTCAACCTCAATGCCTTATGGTGATGAGCTGGTTGAGTTCGGTGGCAGTTATCCACGGATGAGCATGTTAGAGGCGATCAAGCACTATAACCCTGAGCATGATGACATTCAGAGTCTGGATTACGACAAAGTTCAGGATCGTGATCTGATGATTTCTATTGCTAAATCACTGCATATTGAAGTGGAATCTTTCTGGACTTGTGGTCAATTGCTTGAAGAGATCTTTGGTGAAACGGCCGAGCCAAAACTCATTCAGCCAACTTTCATTACCGGCTACCCGGCGGATATCTCTCCACTGGCTCGTCGTAATGATGAAAATCCGTTTATTACAGATCGTTTTGAATTCTTTATCGGTGGACGGGAAGTTGCGAATGGCTTCTCGGAGCTGAACGATGCCGAAGATCAGGATGCCCGCTTTAAAGCGCAGGTTGAAGCAAAAGATGCCGGTGATGATGAAGCTATGTTCTATGATGCGGATTACATTACTGCACTGGAGCATGGTTTGCCACCGACTGCCGGGCAGGGGATTGGTATTGATCGTCTGGCAATGTTGTTCACCAATTCTCACACGATTCGAGATGTGATTTTATTCCCGGCAATGCGCCCTCAGAGTTAA
- the prfB gene encoding peptide chain release factor 2 (programmed frameshift) has protein sequence MFEINPIKNRLQDVSERTNVLRGYLDYDVKKERLEEVNAELEQPEVWNEPERAQALGKERASLEAIVETIDLLDRGVDDVEGLLELAVEAEDQETFDEIGPELEELESKLEKLEFRRMFSGDHDSSDCYLDLQAGSGGTEAQDWTSMLLRMYLRWAEAKGFKTEVIEVSEGEVAGLKSVTVRISGEYAYGWLRTETGVHRLVRKSPFDSGGRRHTSFASAFVYPEVDENIAIDINPADLRIDVYRASGAGGQHVNTTESAVRITHLPTNTVVQCQTDRSQHKNKDQAMKQLRAKLFELELHKQNAEKQANEDAKSDIGWGSQIRSYVLDDSRIKDLRTGIENRNTQAVLDGDLDKFIEASLKSGL, from the exons ATGTTTGAAATCAACCCGATAAAAAACCGCCTGCAGGACGTGTCTGAACGCACAAATGTCCTGAGGGGGTATCTT GACTACGACGTAAAGAAAGAACGTCTCGAAGAAGTCAACGCCGAACTGGAACAACCAGAAGTATGGAATGAACCCGAGCGTGCTCAGGCGCTGGGTAAAGAACGGGCATCTCTGGAAGCTATTGTTGAGACCATTGATCTATTGGATCGTGGTGTTGACGATGTGGAAGGACTGCTTGAACTAGCTGTGGAAGCTGAGGATCAGGAAACTTTCGATGAAATTGGTCCTGAGCTGGAAGAACTGGAAAGCAAGCTGGAGAAACTGGAATTCCGCCGGATGTTCTCCGGTGATCATGATTCATCCGATTGCTATCTTGATCTGCAGGCTGGTTCCGGTGGTACGGAAGCTCAGGACTGGACATCAATGCTGCTACGCATGTATCTGCGCTGGGCTGAAGCGAAAGGCTTTAAAACTGAAGTGATTGAAGTTTCCGAAGGTGAAGTGGCCGGACTGAAATCTGTCACTGTCCGGATTTCCGGCGAATACGCTTATGGATGGCTGCGGACTGAAACCGGCGTTCACCGTCTGGTGCGTAAATCTCCGTTTGATTCCGGTGGTCGCCGTCATACTTCTTTTGCATCAGCTTTTGTATACCCGGAAGTTGATGAAAATATTGCTATTGATATCAACCCAGCCGATCTCCGCATCGATGTTTACCGGGCTTCCGGCGCTGGTGGTCAGCACGTCAATACAACCGAATCTGCGGTACGTATTACCCACTTACCGACTAATACTGTGGTTCAGTGCCAGACGGACCGTTCTCAACATAAGAATAAAGATCAGGCCATGAAACAACTTCGTGCGAAGCTGTTCGAGCTTGAACTTCATAAACAGAATGCAGAGAAACAAGCGAATGAAGATGCAAAATCCGATATCGGATGGGGTAGCCAGATTCGCTCTTATGTGCTTGATGATTCACGGATCAAAGACCTGAGAACAGGGATCGAAAACCGGAATACTCAGGCGGTTCTGGATGGAGACTTAGACAAATTTATTGAAGCAAGCCTGAAATCAGGTCTTTAA
- a CDS encoding tRNA1(Val) (adenine(37)-N6)-methyltransferase, translating to MKKKSQHQTFHFKQFSVSGGDCGMPVSTDGVLLGAWMNAENPRSILDIGTGTGLLALICAQRFPDAQITALDIDEKAIQVAEYNRVHSPWASRIRIEKQDILHFAESTAYDAIICNPPYFTSGQASVIPSRALARHVTDFSHAQLLDHCKHLLSPAGQMSLILPYREGNELILIARQQGWFLTRCCTVSPTETKPPHRLLFSLSRTEHSSGETTELMIRRQNRYTPEFTALTKAFYLKM from the coding sequence ATGAAGAAAAAATCACAGCATCAAACATTCCATTTTAAACAGTTCTCGGTGTCAGGCGGAGATTGTGGTATGCCTGTCAGCACAGACGGCGTGTTACTGGGAGCATGGATGAACGCAGAAAATCCCCGTTCAATTCTTGATATCGGCACAGGCACAGGGTTACTGGCCCTCATTTGTGCTCAAAGATTCCCCGACGCTCAGATTACAGCTCTGGATATTGATGAAAAGGCCATTCAGGTAGCAGAGTATAACCGGGTGCATTCTCCGTGGGCTTCCCGGATCCGTATTGAAAAACAGGATATACTGCACTTTGCAGAAAGCACTGCTTATGATGCAATTATCTGTAATCCGCCTTATTTTACATCCGGTCAGGCTTCTGTTATTCCGTCACGGGCACTCGCCCGCCATGTTACTGATTTTTCCCATGCCCAGCTTCTGGATCACTGCAAACATCTACTCTCACCAGCCGGGCAGATGAGTCTCATTCTGCCTTACCGGGAAGGAAATGAACTGATTCTCATTGCCAGACAACAAGGCTGGTTTCTCACCCGATGCTGCACTGTGTCTCCAACAGAAACGAAACCGCCACACCGTTTGCTGTTTTCACTGAGCAGAACCGAACATTCCTCCGGTGAAACAACGGAATTGATGATCCGCAGACAAAACCGTTACACACCGGAATTTACTGCACTGACCAAAGCGTTTTATCTTAAGATGTAA